A single Cyclopterus lumpus isolate fCycLum1 chromosome 3, fCycLum1.pri, whole genome shotgun sequence DNA region contains:
- the crtc3 gene encoding LOW QUALITY PROTEIN: CREB-regulated transcription coactivator 3 (The sequence of the model RefSeq protein was modified relative to this genomic sequence to represent the inferred CDS: deleted 1 base in 1 codon): MSGSPGTGGSNPRKFSEKIALHNQKQAEETRAFEQLMTDLTVSRVQFQKVQQLRLTQSRAQYYGSLPNVNQIGNNSTDFQGGFLSGLDSARGTRHHGLVERVHRDRGRINSPHRRPVDKHGRQIESSPYGAVYLSPPLDNSWRREQQPWTEEKRPGLRLLSQLNRTNSDSALHTSAMNPNPQDPFGMNQQIGRGPLQRNGWNAASVNEAEVDGSGNVFSFPAMTTEDNLIGVSKPLPKQLWEAKKVQSLASRPKSCEVPGINIFPSPEQNPGLSHYQGLLNTSGSLPDLSNLHFASPLSTPLDPEDNGGYSNLSGGSSTGNLPAAMMHLGIGNSQGLSSSLSNPSIQATLNNCQLQSSLSNPSINSSLRLSSNSPRRRPAPISPLTLSPGTEQRRGLAKQLSPTMSPSLSPITQGVALDTSNMPREPPPPYPLYQQSQHAVDQGRQHQQQQQHQQQQQQQQQQQQQQQQQQQQQQQQQQQQQQQQQPLSPLQSIPLDFNMSQHNNMATLFNDPFMEQQFSNRQNKTHPYQLDQFALLENAMSSTAGGSYFDPSTSLLYYSQAALSGLGGGLQDSMHMRSNMLYSNCSGGLPNIILTDDSSLSKDISSALSTVPECFDSEGCFPLEDELRIEPLSLDGLSMLSDPDMVLPDPSVEDTFRSDRL; this comes from the exons gtgcaGTTTCAGAAGGTCCAGCAGCTTCGCCTGACGCAGTCGCGGGCGCAGTACTACGGCTCGCTGCCCAACGTCAATCAGATCGGCAACAACAGCACCGACTTCCAG GGCGGCTTCCTGTCCGGACTGGACTCGGCCAGAGGGACCCGCCACCACGGGCTGGTCGAGAGGGTCCACCGGGACCGCGGCCGCATCAACTCTCCCCACCGCCGGCCCGTCGACAAGCACGGACGGCAG ATCGAGAGCTCTCCGTACGGCGCCGTGTACCTGTCCCCGCCCCTGGACAACAGCTGGAGAAG ggAACAGCAGCCATGGACCGAGGAA AAACGGCCTGGGTTGAGATTATTATCACAACTCAACAG AACCAACTCGGACTCCGCTCTCCATACGAGCGCCATGAACCCGAACCCCCAGGACCCCTTTGGCATGAACCAGCAGATAGGTCGAGGACCTCTCCAGCGCAAtg GCTGGAACGCAGCCAGCGTAAACGAGGCCGAGGTGGACGGCTCCGGTAACG TCTTCTCCTTCCCCGCCATGACCACCGAGGACAATCTCATAGGAGTCAGTAAGCCGCTCCCCAAGCAGCTGTGGGAGGCCAAGAAG gtcCAGTCTCTGGCGTCGAGGCCTAAATCATGTGAAGTGCCTGGAATCAA CATATTCCCGTCTCCGGAGCAGAACCCGGGTCTGTCCCACTACCAGGGCTTGTTGAACACCAGCGGCTCCCTGCCGGACCTCAGCAACCTGCACTTCGCCTCGCCGCTGTCCACGCCGCTGGACCCGGAGGACAACGGGGGCTACTCCAACCTCAGCGGGGGCAGCAGCACCGGAAACCTGCCGGCCGCCATGATGCACCTCGGCATCGGCAACTCACAGG gTCTATCCTCGTCTCTGAGCAATCCCTCCATTCAGGCGACCCTCAACAACTGCCAGCTGCAGTCGTCGCTCAGCAACCCCTCCATCAACTCGTCCCTGCGTCTGTCCAGCAACTCCCCCCGGCGGCGGCCGGCTCCCATCAGCCCCCTCACCTTGTCCCCCGGCACCGAGCAGCGCCGGGGTCTGGCCAAGCAGCTGTCCCCCACCATGTCGCCCTCGCTGTCCCCCATCACACAG GGAGTTGCTTTGGATACCAGCAACATGCCAAGAGAGCCGCCCCCACCCTATCCGCTCTACCAGCAATCCCAGCATGCAGTGGACCAGGGCCggcaacatcaacaacaacaacaacatcaacaacagcagcaacaacaacaacagcaacaacaacagcagcagcagcagcaacaacaacagcagcaacagcagcagcagcaacaacaacaacaacagcctctTTCGCCTCTTCAGAGCATCCCACTGGACTTCAACATGAGCCaa cacaacaacatggcgacgctCTTCAACGACCCCTTCATGGAGCAACAGTTTTCCAATCGCCAGAACAAGACCCACCCCTATcag TTGGACCAGTTCGCTCTGCTGGAGAACGCCATGAGCTCCACGGCGGGGGGTTCCTACTTCGACCCGTCCACCTCTCTGCTCTACTACTCCCAGGCCGCGCTGTCGGGGCTGGGCGGCGGCCTGCAGGACTCCATGCACATGAGGTCCAACATGCTGTACTCTAACTGCAGCGGGGGACTGCCCAACATCATCCTCACTG ATGACTCCAGCCTGTCGAAGGACATCAGCAGTGCGCTCTCCACGGTGCCCGAGTGCTTCGACTCGGAGGGCTGCTTCCCGCTGGAGGACGAGCTGCGCATCGAGCCGCTCAGCCTGGACGgtctgagcatgctcagtgaCCCCGACATGGTGCTGCCCGACCCATCCGTGGAGGACACGTTCCGCAGCGACAGACTCTGA